The DNA window CCGACTCCTCCCCACTATCCCCGCGGCTCGCATGAGCTTTCTTTCCAAGCAGTGGGAAGGCCTCAGATCTTCAGGCTGTGTATTAGATTTCGTGGAGGACAACCTTGATGGCGAACTTGATGATCGACCAGGAAACTCCATCAACACTTGCGACAGGTACATAGACCAGTTTCGTGAGTGCGACAAGATTTCCATAGACAAATTCACGCGAATATTGAAGAGAATAGAACAGAAACTGTGTGATGGTGATGGCACACCCATCAAAAGAATGTCACTCTTTTTTGTGGAATCGAGTTGGAAAACGAATTTCGCAACTTGAGCGAGTACGGCATTTGTGAATTTTTCGAGATCCTTTTTTTTCTCAAGACTATGAATGGAATAAAGAGTGACCTTCTGTCGAGGAGATTGAGTCTTGTGCAAAGCCGGCCTTGAAGGTAGCCGGAGTAGGCGTCCGCCTAGGGCCTCCACTTCGGAAGGGCCCCCAATTTTTAGGCGGAGCCAGGTAGGTCTGGAAGGAGAAGGGCAGGAGCTATGCGGGCTTATATGTAAACGTCGGAATTTAAAAATCTTTTGCTGCAGGGTCGGCCTCGTGCGAGGAAGAAGACAACCCTATTCCcaacatcattttaattgcaCGATTTTACTTAAGATTGTCACATCATCTTTTTTATAGTTGCACGTCTTCTTCCTTTTAAATAGTCCCACcatcttatttttacttttttgcttttctcttaAATATCACATTTATGTTTatacattcattcattcatttattTAATGTAATAAGTAACATTGTAATAATaggaaaatgattgaaatttgGCATACTGTGTAGGGACTTCTCTTTCAGtttgaattggttgaaaaattagATTATGTAAACTTAATAAATGCATTTGCATCTAAAAACGCGAGATGGGTAATATTTGAGTAATGTTtgtatatctttttttttaattttttatattaatttttaatgatatttgatgtagaaatagactttttcatgtatttagtgatttttttttttacacatgtCAATGTACAAAGGGTCGGAAGTCAGAGAACTCTAGGGCCCCACTTCGAAGGCTCGCCTAGGGCCCCGAATTCTCAGGGCCAGCCCTTGTCTTGTGATACAAACTGCCTCGAGTTTGCTCGATGCGACCAGCATTCTGGTGAAACTGAAGACTCGAGCACAGTCAATGAGCAGAGGCAATTGGTTCTGAGCAGGTAACTTCAGCTTCAAGCGGCATCTGGGGACAGTCTATCGCAGTAAACATTGATATGCACAAGAACAGTAATCCTATAGCTGAAAATCAATCGTAAACCAGTCATAGTACCGAAGATCTACAGAGAAGCATAAGTAATAAGCGTTCCAATGATTTATTAAGTTGAATTAACCATCTAAAACATCATTAAATACAAGAAAAGCTTAATTAAATTTTCGCGTTCCTGTTTCTGCATGCATAGCTAAAGCAAAGCTACAAATTTGATCAGCTCTTTCATGCTCCAACTGAAGGGGGCAATACGCGTTCAGTTGATTTTGCAACCCATCTTGAACTCCGTTGTCAGTCATCTGATGTTACAATCATTCTCAAGAACGAAGAACAGACCATCTAAAGGGAGCTTTTGTGGTGTTTCGTTTTCCCATTTCAGATCATCAAGTGTTACAGCTATAAGCAATTCTACACACCTGTGATCCAACAGTCTTGGGGAGCTTCTGCTGGGTTCAATATTCTACCTTCGAATCAACCGGCATCATTCGGGTGGAGCAACCTTTGATCTCCAAGTATGGTACTTACACCCTGCAGTTTCATCATGCAGTGATACTTCGGAGGTGCAATGGCACCTGCCTGTGTGCATAGTTCTACTACTCCCGGAGCATGCCCATAAAATCCCCTCCCTTCATTCAAAAGTACTTGAGGATCCTGAGGACGCCGCCGCCATACAGTCTTTGGAGGTACAAGATCATCTACATTTGCCTTCCTCCAAAAATGGGTTCCCTGCCAACTCTCATACTTAAAAATTCCACAAAGCCTAGCCTTATGCCCAGATGGCCCAACATGAACTTCTGAACAATGTTTACAGACTTTCGCTGGATAAACCATCAGCAACTTCTCCACGCCACTTCTAAGTATTTCCCATGCCCTCAAAGTTCCACTGGCGACCAGAATCAGTTCATCAGATGACAAAGACTCAGCTCCATCAACGCCAACACAATCATTTTCAGAGTTCCAATTTAAGTAATTTCCATCATTTGCCCCTGCTTGCCAGCATAGCTCGACAACTGCAGGAACACGTTcaaagtcaaacctctgatggTGTTTTATAACATCCTGGAACATGTGCTTGAGGTGAAATGCCTCTACTGGAACAAGCACATCTTTCAAACCACCAACTATCCATTCATGAACTCGATTTTTGCCACGACGTTTGAAGCCACAACAAGTCTGAATTAAGTGGCCTTTCTCACCTATATATACTTCTGGACAGAACCTGCAAAAAGTAGGCCTTTCGTTGAGTCACGTAAATTGTTCAAAAAGAGCTGTATGGAGAACAGAAGGTCAATTAGATAAATCTAGTTTGGAAAACATAGCTTGTGCTGCTCCTAAAAATAACATTTAGGGAGCTCAGGAGTCAGGAACATTCAGATAAAATGGTCTAATTATTCCAAAACAAGAAATACAGAACATAAACACTGGAGCTTCAAAGTCAGTATTATTCCAGGACATGACATGTCACTGTCAGTAACTATGCGATGGAACAATAAAGTGCCAAGTAGTTCAAGGCTTAAAaagaatttattttattagTAAACAAATATTTGGCAGATGAGGAATTTACTTGCAGGCCAAAACTGGTACCATTTTGAGAAGAGTAGAGACACCTTGCATAACGAGCCTCCGGGAATCAAGGACCTCCTGGGCAACTGGTACCATGGTAGGCACTGGGTAATCTTTAGCTCGGTTTTGGATTCTCTTTTGAATCATAGGCTTTAGCTTCCTTAAGTCCATCTTCGAGCTGTAATACCTTGCAAAGATGTCCATAATTTTGCCATTGAAATTGGATCTCTCGCACAATTTCTTCCTCAGTGCCATAATTTCTTTTTGGTGCCAAAAATTTTAcacaaaataaatcacatcTGCTCCACAAAAGGGTAGACAAAAAGCCAATTTAGAAAACATGACAAGTACAACATGCTCAGAGATTTTTTTAGAACAAAACCAATATTTTTACATAAGAACAGAAAACAACTACAAAAACCCTTCCAACAGTTACGTCATACATGCACTCGAGTTCGAATCCCTATCCACTTCAACTCATTATCATAAAAATGAAATCCTCCGGTGAACCAAATCCATAGACAACCCAGATTGCACAAAAGAACAGAAAGCAACCACATTAACTGCCCGAGTTTGAATCCCTATTCCCCATAAATCATAGCAGTTTAGAATATCGTTGTATCAAGAAAAGTTCAATAGACAAAATGCACTATAATTTTCATCTCATCATCATAAAACGAATTCCACCGTTACCCAATTCCATAGACAACCCAACTTGCGAAAAATGACCATAACCTTTAGATACAAGTGTAAAAAGGAAAACTATAATTTTCATCTCATCATCATCTCATTAAACCCTTTGTTAGTTAAGGTATCGCAACGAAAGTGCAGTTCATTAAGAATTGAGTTGAAATTCTCCACTTCCAAGCTATGATATTAGAGCCTAACAATTTGAACTAGCCATCTAGAAAGTTGAAGAGTTTCCCTGTATGTATTATGTGAACATGAAATTAATGGACTAACACAGTGGGGAAACCTAGTACCAACATTCTGAACGAAGCGAGCAAGATGCAACCAGAAACAAAATTAGTTTCTGTTTGTAAGGATATAATACATTTCAAGGCAAAGAAGCTTGCACGTCTCATTTTATGAACTTACGACTAAGAAACGTTACACTCGAGATTTAGACTACCAGGCATGAATCATATGAGCTAAAGTAGCAGGAAAAATGTTAAGATGTGAAAGGTTAACAGGTGAAGGCATCGTGGGACAGTATACAATACATTCACCTGAAAATATTAGGATGCCCACCTCTAAAACGCGTTTAACGGCAAATGATAAACGTCCATTTTGAAATTCAGATCTTCGAGCTTTAACCAGATCAAGAGAACCTTCCCACAGATTTAATCCCCCTACAACCTGCCAAAACCAAGTACATAGCATCACACATGGGTGCCGCAGCGCATCATCAATAAAAGAAACGATTTTTAAAAAAGAATACGATAAACTCAATCaaacatcattttaattatTGAATGACTACTAACAAACAGATGAAGATGGAAGAAATGTATAAGTTATTAAcacacacaaaaagaaattgCCAACGACATGAATAAATTAGGCCATCAGTGGGTCTATAACCGGCCTTGAGCCCTTCAACAATCCCTACTGTCAATTGGGCACTAAATTTTGGATGAGTGACAGAAATTAGATTTCaaaacattaaattaattacctaatttggGGTGAGACTGAGACTCGGACTCGGTGCTGGATCGAGAGTTCTGTCTGTGAGAGAAAATCgcccgagagagagagatcgcaAGAGTCGGAGACGATTCGTGAAGGAATCGTGAAGGAAGGCTGGAGAGTTCTGTCTTTGATGCTTTGGCGTGGCGGTGGCTGGGTGGTGATTCGTGAAGGAAGGCTGGGCCGCTGGAGAGTCAGAGACGATTCGAAGGAAGGCAGTGTGGTGAAGGAAGGCTGGTGGCGGCTGCGCTTCAAGTTCTATTCGAGTTCGATGGACTGCACAGATTAaacaagggagttttaacgaaaacagttcattttaatgaaaaatcatatttttacaaataatgaatggttaaaataatttttttataattaaaaaataatatatatacatatatatataatatttatttcGGTTCAGTATGGGAATACTGACAAAATAGAGATGCAAAACCAAATCTTGTaccgaaaatttcggtttgatttggaatgacataccgaaaattttggaaaaattttagtttgcaatttttttgatTTGGGATCGAAATCTTTTCGGTTTGGTTGGgatttttaggatttttttcCAGTCCTGAGTtttcatatcaaatcaaatcatttTTCTGGACATTCATTCACGTGCTCTCAAACTGCACAAGATTGAAAATAGTTGAAAGTATATGTCCTTTTTCGTAtctttagggtgcgtttggtacgtgggacgggacgggacggaacgggacgaggcgttccgtcccgcgtttggtacgccaaaaatgggtggaacgggctgttccacgggacagattttgggtgtttttgcgtcccacctcccccctggaacgggtttgttccacgtctgtggaacacactgttttaccattttaagacaaatataccccatgtatttttcaaaaattacaccttcgttccgtcccgtcccgtcccgtcccgtcccgttccgtcccgtctgcgtaccaaacgcacccttatggATAAGTGGCCGTAACTTGGGGAACTTGGCTGGCCTTCTCTTTTCACTCTGTCCATTGCCCTTTTCTCAGAGTTGGTTTCCAACTTCACAAAAATTGTAGTGTGCTACCAACTAGATTTCAATCTAATAGAAGTATCTTTTTTTCGAGAACTTCTTCATTTCTATTAGACAAACAAAGGAGATGGTAGCTTGCTTTAACAAAGAGCATTTCTAAAAGGGACAAGGAtcatttcccttctttttttccctccaCTTTCCTCCCCTCATGTTTGAATGTTTGAGATTTcatctttgtagagagaaagaagaagaaaaaactgtgaaaggaagggagggaggggagagaatccccATCCTTTTTATGTGAAAATTTATCTTTTAAAATGTCATTTAGGAACTAATGTGAAAACTTTTTGCAACCTTTaagctatgtttggatgagagaTTTCAAATTCTCAAAGGATTGATGTCAATTTAGTAAGGGATAAATCCTAAAATGTTGAATAGGCAGGATTAGAATGCACTATATTAGTATTACAATAGTATGTACGATAATTTGTAACTGACTTCTTTCAAACACGGACATgaagatgaaaaataaaaaataaaaaaaaactcacaaataaaatgaaaaacaaaaatgaagatcgAGTAATATCAAGCCCCCACCACCTCCAAGCTCAACCTACGACCACCGAAACTCCATCCCAACCTTTATACTAGTCTTTAAAACTTTGATTAGCCTACTTAGTGTAAAACATATTAAGTCTTAGAGTGGGTTAAATTTGATAAAATGATAAGGGAGGAAGACTCATAAAAGGGGAGAAAGAACTTATGCTGATATTGATGTTCACCATCATAATCTTGATATTAGAGGAGAAAGAACAACCCAATCAAATAGTGGCCACCACCTACAAGAATGAATCTAGTTTTATTTCTAGTACTTCAAACCTATTGTATGCCCTCAGTCACCTTGTGCATCTACCACCAGATTTGCCTCTTTGATAACATGTTGAAGT is part of the Malus domestica chromosome 12, GDT2T_hap1 genome and encodes:
- the LOC103414236 gene encoding APO protein 4, mitochondrial-like — protein: MALRKKLCERSNFNGKIMDIFARYYSSKMDLRKLKPMIQKRIQNRAKDYPVPTMVPVAQEVLDSRRLVMQGVSTLLKMVPVLACKFCPEVYIGEKGHLIQTCCGFKRRGKNRVHEWIVGGLKDVLVPVEAFHLKHMFQDVIKHHQRFDFERVPAVVELCWQAGANDGNYLNWNSENDCVGVDGAESLSSDELILVASGTLRAWEILRSGVEKLLMVYPAKVCKHCSEVHVGPSGHKARLCGIFKYESWQGTHFWRKANVDDLVPPKTVWRRRPQDPQVLLNEGRGFYGHAPGVVELCTQAGAIAPPKYHCMMKLQGVSTILGDQRLLHPNDAG